A DNA window from Porphyromonas gingivalis ATCC 33277 contains the following coding sequences:
- a CDS encoding RNA polymerase sigma factor translates to MEKQSDSYYISAVQAGDTESFAPLVERYSDMLYALLCRLLQDEEDAADLLQDTFVKAFRHIGRFDGRSSFSTWIYRIAYNEAIDHLRRRKAYVTDRVEELPDVPDEDLEPSGEDPELLQQALDSLPAADKALLLMFYSDDLSVRDIAEVTGMSESNVKVKLHRLRTKLYKMMRK, encoded by the coding sequence ATGGAGAAGCAATCCGACAGCTACTATATCAGTGCCGTGCAGGCGGGCGATACAGAAAGTTTCGCCCCTTTGGTGGAGCGATACAGCGACATGCTGTATGCTCTCCTCTGTCGGCTGCTACAGGACGAAGAGGATGCGGCCGATCTGCTGCAAGACACCTTTGTAAAGGCTTTCAGGCATATCGGTCGATTCGACGGTCGGAGTTCGTTCTCCACATGGATCTACCGAATCGCCTATAATGAGGCGATAGACCATCTTCGTCGCCGCAAGGCCTATGTAACCGATCGGGTGGAGGAGCTACCCGATGTGCCGGACGAAGATCTCGAACCGTCCGGAGAGGATCCGGAGCTGCTGCAGCAAGCATTGGATTCGCTGCCGGCCGCCGACAAAGCCTTGCTGCTCATGTTCTATTCGGATGACTTGTCGGTTCGGGATATAGCGGAAGTGACCGGTATGTCGGAGTCCAACGTGAAGGTCAAGCTCCACCGACTTCGCACCAAACTCTATAAAATGATGAGAAAATGA
- a CDS encoding M15 family metallopeptidase, whose product MYRLFVGIAVAMALNTMLCAQTFSEEDFRIRGYVDIHRLDTTIRLALIYSTTDNFVGEDMYGDFDKAYFEKGFAECIRQAQRLLRKEYPDYSLLIYDASRPISIQRRMYTLVKGTSKAVYVANGNRGGKHNYGVAVDLTIVDRDGKPLDMGTPVDHFGRAAHVGQEERLAADGLISREAVRNRRLLRRIMKSVGLVPYRREWWHYELPESMSHTRSHYRLLDF is encoded by the coding sequence ATGTATCGTCTCTTTGTCGGTATTGCAGTTGCGATGGCATTGAATACGATGCTCTGTGCGCAGACTTTCTCCGAAGAAGATTTCCGCATACGAGGCTACGTCGATATTCACCGTCTCGACACTACGATTCGTCTCGCCCTCATTTATTCTACGACGGACAACTTCGTGGGCGAAGATATGTACGGCGACTTCGATAAAGCCTATTTCGAAAAGGGCTTTGCCGAATGCATCCGTCAAGCGCAGCGACTGCTACGCAAAGAATATCCGGACTATTCTCTACTCATCTACGACGCATCCCGTCCCATCAGCATACAGAGGCGTATGTACACCCTCGTGAAGGGAACTTCCAAGGCTGTCTATGTAGCCAACGGAAACAGAGGAGGGAAGCATAACTACGGAGTCGCTGTAGATCTTACCATCGTGGATCGTGATGGAAAACCGTTGGATATGGGCACTCCTGTCGATCACTTTGGCCGAGCGGCACATGTGGGTCAGGAAGAACGCTTGGCCGCAGACGGCCTGATCAGCCGAGAAGCTGTCCGGAACCGCCGGTTGCTACGTCGCATAATGAAGTCGGTCGGGCTGGTACCCTATCGCAGGGAGTGGTGGCATTACGAACTGCCGGAGAGCATGAGCCACACCCGCTCACATTATCGCTTGCTCGACTTTTGA
- a CDS encoding T9SS type A sorting domain-containing protein gives MKKRLLSLCMALAMLPIAMCAQGTTQSSHHKLGSNIDYPINRLSPDGRYMGGWKNGVSYVYDTQMNQTLTTLGGDNLTVYLKSINNDGSIWASRIDNEGIKYGLYKDGKWTDLPKPEGFSGGWLRHVTPDQKYTVNSYTNSLPDMTLISDAFLYERKEDGTYRYRKLIKPKNDCWTESEVFHVDPMQISNDGRIVLGHMVDGLSKYIFPIIWERNAAGEYEYRIKGESFCFNLDQPSPGNPPIEEEMVTAEPGTPEYEEQLAQYYAAVEQWNALAAAFWTGKALHGYPFMDNQGTTIGTALFTGEQDKGSQPLLLSIADDSYALIEYYKTEPFMVTSSGTAFLLNRFMDGIHHNVMYTLGSNEVIPFDKWLKAEYDLTLENEYLHGFKVFVGEPAMSDDGKTLAFTLKFPNGTYKNHYYRLNKSLNLPTSMDKLLSTNPFRVYSSGKTLYTGNSTPCDIRIVNTNGQGVAKAENVVSSLDLKHLSAGIYVAAITRDKKTEFFKIVLAD, from the coding sequence ATGAAAAAAAGACTTCTATCCTTATGCATGGCCTTGGCCATGTTACCGATCGCAATGTGTGCACAAGGCACTACACAATCCTCACACCACAAGCTCGGGAGCAATATTGACTACCCGATCAATCGCCTCTCTCCCGATGGTCGCTATATGGGTGGATGGAAAAACGGCGTATCCTATGTCTATGATACCCAGATGAATCAGACGTTGACGACTCTCGGAGGAGACAACCTAACCGTGTACCTTAAGAGCATCAATAACGACGGCAGTATATGGGCTTCACGGATAGACAATGAGGGCATTAAATACGGCCTCTACAAGGATGGCAAGTGGACGGATCTGCCCAAACCGGAAGGATTCTCGGGAGGATGGCTCCGTCATGTGACTCCCGACCAGAAATATACGGTCAATTCATACACGAACTCGCTGCCTGATATGACCCTGATCTCGGATGCTTTCCTGTACGAACGCAAGGAGGACGGCACATACCGGTACAGAAAGTTGATCAAGCCGAAAAACGACTGCTGGACCGAATCCGAAGTCTTCCACGTGGATCCGATGCAGATAAGCAACGACGGCAGAATCGTATTGGGACATATGGTAGATGGGCTCAGCAAATACATTTTCCCCATCATCTGGGAGAGAAATGCTGCCGGTGAATACGAATATCGGATCAAAGGCGAGTCATTTTGCTTCAACCTCGACCAACCAAGCCCGGGCAATCCTCCCATAGAGGAAGAAATGGTAACGGCCGAGCCGGGAACCCCTGAGTACGAAGAGCAGCTGGCGCAGTACTACGCTGCCGTGGAGCAATGGAATGCTTTGGCCGCTGCATTCTGGACGGGGAAAGCCCTCCATGGGTATCCATTCATGGACAATCAGGGTACGACCATCGGCACGGCTCTTTTCACGGGAGAACAGGACAAAGGAAGCCAGCCGTTGCTCCTCTCCATTGCAGATGATTCGTATGCGCTGATTGAATATTACAAGACCGAGCCTTTTATGGTCACGAGCAGTGGCACGGCTTTTCTACTGAACCGGTTTATGGATGGCATCCACCACAATGTGATGTACACGCTCGGCTCCAATGAAGTCATTCCGTTTGACAAATGGTTAAAAGCGGAATATGACCTGACGCTCGAAAATGAATACCTCCATGGTTTCAAAGTATTCGTAGGCGAGCCTGCCATGAGCGACGATGGCAAAACCCTTGCTTTCACGCTCAAGTTCCCCAATGGGACGTACAAGAACCACTACTATCGTCTGAATAAGAGCCTCAACCTCCCGACATCAATGGACAAACTGCTTTCGACCAATCCATTCCGTGTTTATTCCAGTGGTAAAACGTTGTACACAGGCAACAGCACTCCCTGCGACATTCGCATCGTAAATACGAACGGACAAGGAGTTGCCAAAGCAGAAAACGTAGTAAGCTCATTGGATCTTAAGCATCTGTCTGCAGGTATCTATGTAGCAGCTATCACTCGCGACAAGAAGACGGAGTTCTTCAAGATAGTACTCGCGGACTAA
- a CDS encoding IS982-like element IS195 family transposase, with protein sequence MKTNIVDVFCIIDDFSKLFDEAIKKKTLEEADKKRRNRKFKMSDSEVMTILILFHLSRYRDLKAFYLQYITHSCRSEFPHLVSYNRFVELQSRVGFKLIAFLNMCCLGQCTGISFIDSTPLKACHIKRAHGHRTMRGWAQKGKSTMGWFYGFKLHIVINDRGEIINYQITPGNCDDREPLKDGTFTKNLFGKLIADRGYISQNLFDRLFVDDIHMITKIKKNMKNSLMHLYDKVLLRKRALIETVNDMLKNVCQIEHTRHRSVNNFVTNLISGIIAYNILPKKPELNIEIIRNPNFPISA encoded by the coding sequence ATGAAGACAAATATAGTTGATGTTTTTTGCATCATAGATGATTTCTCCAAGCTTTTTGATGAAGCAATCAAGAAAAAGACCCTCGAAGAGGCAGACAAAAAACGCAGGAATAGAAAGTTTAAGATGTCGGACAGTGAGGTCATGACCATCCTGATCCTTTTTCATCTGTCAAGATACCGAGATTTGAAAGCTTTTTATCTTCAATACATCACCCATTCTTGTCGATCCGAGTTCCCACATCTTGTCTCTTATAATCGCTTTGTGGAGCTGCAAAGCAGGGTAGGTTTCAAGCTGATAGCATTTCTCAATATGTGTTGTTTGGGTCAATGTACAGGCATCTCTTTCATCGATTCCACCCCACTGAAGGCTTGTCATATCAAACGAGCTCATGGGCATAGGACAATGAGGGGATGGGCTCAAAAAGGCAAAAGCACCATGGGTTGGTTTTATGGATTCAAACTACATATTGTTATCAACGACAGGGGTGAAATCATCAACTATCAAATCACACCGGGCAATTGTGATGACAGAGAACCTCTGAAAGACGGAACATTCACCAAGAATCTTTTTGGCAAACTCATTGCCGATAGAGGCTACATTTCCCAAAACCTTTTTGACCGGCTCTTTGTCGATGACATCCACATGATAACCAAAATCAAAAAGAACATGAAGAACTCCCTGATGCATCTATATGACAAAGTTTTATTGAGAAAGAGAGCCTTGATCGAAACGGTCAATGATATGCTCAAAAATGTCTGTCAGATAGAGCACACGAGACATCGCAGTGTCAACAATTTTGTCACCAACCTGATCTCCGGTATCATCGCTTACAACATCCTGCCTAAAAAGCCTGAACTCAATATTGAAATCATCAGAAACCCTAACTTTCCTATTTCCGCTTAG
- a CDS encoding IS982-like element IS195 family transposase, producing the protein MKTNIVDVFCIIDDFSKLFDEAIKKKTLEEADKKRRNRKFKMSDSEVMTILILFHLSRYRDLKAFYLQYITHSCRSEFPHLVSYNRFVELQSRVGFKLIAFLNMCCLGQCTGISFIDSTPLKACHIKRAHGHRTMRGWAQKGKSTMGWFYGFKLHIVINDRGEIINYQITPGNCDDREPLKDGTFTKNLFGKLIADRGYISQNLFDRLFVDDIHMITKIKKNMKNSLMHLYDKVLLRKRALIETVNDMFKNLCPIEHTRHRSVNNFVTNLISSIIAYNILPKKPELNIEIIRNPNFPISA; encoded by the coding sequence ATGAAGACAAATATAGTTGATGTTTTTTGCATCATAGATGATTTCTCCAAGCTTTTTGATGAAGCAATCAAGAAAAAGACCCTCGAAGAGGCAGACAAAAAACGCAGGAATAGAAAGTTTAAGATGTCGGACAGTGAGGTCATGACCATCCTGATCCTTTTTCATCTGTCAAGATACCGAGATTTGAAAGCTTTTTATCTTCAATACATCACCCATTCTTGTCGATCCGAGTTCCCACATCTTGTCTCTTATAATCGCTTTGTGGAGCTGCAAAGCAGGGTAGGTTTCAAGCTGATAGCATTTCTCAATATGTGTTGTTTGGGTCAATGTACAGGCATCTCTTTCATCGATTCCACCCCACTGAAGGCTTGTCATATCAAACGAGCTCATGGGCATAGGACAATGAGGGGATGGGCTCAAAAAGGCAAAAGCACCATGGGTTGGTTTTATGGATTCAAGCTACATATTGTTATCAACGACAGGGGTGAAATCATCAACTATCAAATCACACCGGGCAATTGTGATGACAGAGAACCTCTGAAAGACGGAACATTCACCAAGAATCTTTTTGGCAAACTCATTGCCGATAGAGGCTACATTTCCCAAAACCTTTTTGACCGGCTCTTTGTCGATGACATCCACATGATAACCAAAATCAAAAAGAACATGAAGAACTCCCTGATGCATCTATATGACAAAGTTTTATTGAGAAAGAGAGCCCTGATCGAAACGGTCAATGATATGTTCAAAAATCTCTGCCCGATAGAGCACACGAGACATCGCAGTGTCAACAATTTTGTCACCAACCTGATCTCCAGTATCATCGCTTACAACATCCTGCCTAAAAAGCCTGAACTCAATATTGAAATCATCAGAAACCCTAACTTTCCTATTTCCGCTTAG
- the mutA gene encoding methylmalonyl-CoA mutase small subunit, producing the protein MAKEKEKLFSEFPPVSREAWIDKITADLKGVPFEKKLVWRTNEGFNVNPFYRREDIEDLKTTTSLPDEYPYVRSTRMHNEWLVRQDIVVGDNVAEANEKALDLLNKGVDSLGFYLKKVHINVDTLAALLKDIELTAVELNFNCCITRAADLLSAFSAYVKKVGADPNKCHGSVSYDPFKKQLVRGVSNPDWVKMTLPVMDAARELPAFRVLNVNAVNLSDAGAFITQELGYALAWGAELLDKLTDAGYKPEEIASRIKFNFGIGSNYFMEIAKFRAARWLWAQIVGSYGDQYKNETAKIHQHATTSMWNKTVFDAHVNLLRTQTETMSAAIAGVDSITVLPFDVTYQQSDDFSERIARNQQLLLKEECHFDKVIDPSAGSYYIETLTNSIGEEAWKLFLSVEDAGGFTQAAETASIQKAVNASNIKRHQSVATRREIFLGTNQFPNFTEVAGDKITLAQGEHDCNCVKSIEPLNFSRGASEFEALRLATEKSGKTPVVFMLTIGNLAMRLARSQFSSNFFGCAGYKLIDNLGFKSVEEGVDAALAAKADIVVLCSSDDEYAEYAPAAFDYLAGRAEFVVAGAPACMADLEAKGIRNYVHVKSNVLETLRAFNDKFGIR; encoded by the coding sequence ATGGCAAAAGAAAAAGAAAAGCTCTTTTCCGAATTCCCTCCGGTTTCGAGAGAAGCCTGGATCGATAAGATAACGGCCGATCTCAAGGGGGTTCCCTTTGAGAAGAAGCTTGTCTGGCGGACGAACGAGGGCTTTAATGTCAATCCGTTTTATCGCAGAGAGGACATCGAGGATCTGAAGACAACGACTTCTCTTCCTGACGAGTACCCTTATGTGCGATCCACCCGAATGCACAACGAATGGCTCGTACGCCAAGACATCGTTGTCGGGGACAATGTGGCAGAAGCCAATGAGAAAGCCCTTGACCTGCTCAACAAGGGTGTGGACTCGTTGGGTTTCTACCTGAAAAAGGTTCATATCAATGTAGATACATTGGCTGCTTTGCTGAAAGACATAGAGCTGACAGCCGTGGAATTGAATTTCAACTGTTGTATCACACGTGCCGCAGACCTGCTGTCAGCATTCTCTGCATATGTCAAAAAGGTTGGTGCCGATCCGAATAAATGTCATGGTTCGGTCAGCTACGACCCGTTCAAAAAGCAGCTCGTCCGCGGCGTATCCAATCCCGATTGGGTGAAGATGACACTCCCCGTCATGGATGCTGCACGCGAACTGCCTGCTTTCCGGGTGCTCAATGTAAATGCCGTGAATCTGTCCGATGCCGGCGCATTCATTACCCAAGAGCTGGGATATGCTTTGGCTTGGGGCGCAGAGCTGTTGGACAAGCTGACCGATGCCGGCTACAAGCCGGAGGAAATCGCTTCACGTATCAAGTTCAACTTCGGTATAGGATCCAACTACTTCATGGAGATAGCCAAGTTCCGTGCCGCTCGCTGGCTGTGGGCTCAGATCGTCGGCTCGTATGGCGATCAGTACAAGAACGAAACGGCCAAGATCCACCAGCATGCTACGACGTCCATGTGGAACAAGACCGTTTTCGATGCACACGTAAACCTCCTGCGCACACAGACCGAAACCATGTCCGCAGCGATAGCCGGAGTGGACTCCATAACCGTATTGCCTTTCGATGTCACCTATCAGCAGAGCGATGACTTCTCGGAGCGTATCGCTCGCAACCAGCAGCTTTTGCTCAAAGAGGAGTGCCACTTCGACAAGGTTATCGACCCTTCGGCCGGATCTTATTATATCGAGACGCTGACCAACTCCATCGGAGAGGAAGCGTGGAAGCTGTTCCTCTCCGTAGAGGATGCGGGCGGTTTCACTCAGGCTGCTGAGACAGCAAGCATTCAGAAGGCTGTCAATGCAAGCAATATCAAACGCCACCAGTCGGTGGCGACTCGCCGCGAGATCTTCCTCGGGACCAACCAGTTCCCCAATTTCACGGAAGTTGCCGGCGACAAGATCACTCTTGCTCAGGGAGAGCATGACTGCAACTGTGTCAAATCCATCGAACCCCTGAACTTCAGTCGAGGGGCATCCGAATTCGAAGCTCTCCGTCTCGCAACGGAAAAGAGCGGCAAAACGCCCGTCGTCTTCATGCTCACTATCGGCAATCTGGCCATGCGTCTGGCACGCTCTCAGTTCTCAAGCAACTTCTTCGGCTGTGCCGGCTACAAGCTGATCGACAATTTGGGCTTTAAGTCCGTGGAGGAAGGTGTGGATGCGGCATTGGCAGCAAAAGCCGATATCGTAGTGCTCTGCTCCAGTGACGATGAATATGCCGAGTATGCTCCGGCTGCATTCGACTATCTTGCCGGCCGTGCCGAGTTCGTAGTGGCCGGTGCACCGGCTTGTATGGCGGATCTTGAGGCTAAAGGCATCCGGAACTATGTGCATGTGAAGTCCAATGTCCTCGAAACGCTTCGTGCCTTCAACGACAAATTCGGTATTCGGTAG
- the scpA gene encoding methylmalonyl-CoA mutase: MKPNYKDIDIKSAGFVAKDATRWAEEKGIVADWRTPEQIMVKPLYTKDDLEGMEHLDYVSGLPPFLRGPYSGMYPMRPWTIRQYAGFSTAEESNAFYRRNLASGQKGLSVAFDLATHRGYDADHPRVVGDVGKAGVSICSLEDMKVLFDGIPLSKMSVSMTMNGAVLPILAFYINAGLEQGAKLEEMAGTIQNDILKEFMVRNTYIYPPEFSMRIIADIFEYTSQNMPKFNSISISGYHMQEAGATADIEMAYTLADGMQYLKAGIDAGIDVDAFAPRLSFFWAIGVNHFMEIAKMRAARLLWAKIVKSFGAKNPKSLALRTHSQTSGWSLTEQDPFNNVGRTCIEAMAAALGHTQSLHTNALDEAIALPTDFSARIARNTQIYIQEETLVCKEIDPWGGSYYVESLTNELVHKAWTLIKEVQEMGGMAKAIETGLPKLRIEEAAARTQARIDSHQQVIVGVNKYRLPKEDPIDILEIDNTAVRKQQIERLNDLRSHRDEKAVQEALEAITKCVETKEGNLLDLAVKAAGLRASLGEISDACEKVVGRYKAVIRTISGVYSSESGEDKDFAHAKELAEKFAKKEGRQPRIMIAKMGQDGHDRGAKVVATGYADCGFDVDMGPLFQTPEEAARQAVENDVHVMGVSSLAAGHKTLIPQVIAELEKLGRPDILVTAGGVIPAQDYDFLYQAGVAAIFGPGTPVAYSAAKVLEILLEE; encoded by the coding sequence ATGAAACCTAATTATAAAGACATCGATATTAAGTCCGCCGGCTTCGTGGCTAAGGATGCTACGCGCTGGGCGGAAGAAAAGGGCATCGTGGCTGACTGGCGTACTCCGGAGCAAATCATGGTAAAGCCCCTCTATACGAAGGACGACCTTGAAGGCATGGAGCATCTCGACTATGTATCCGGTCTGCCTCCTTTCCTGCGAGGCCCCTATAGCGGCATGTATCCCATGCGTCCGTGGACTATTCGCCAGTATGCCGGATTCTCTACGGCGGAAGAGTCGAACGCTTTCTATCGTCGCAATCTGGCCTCCGGTCAGAAGGGTCTGTCCGTGGCATTCGATTTGGCCACGCACCGCGGCTATGACGCGGATCATCCGCGCGTGGTGGGCGATGTCGGCAAGGCCGGTGTTTCCATTTGCTCGCTGGAAGATATGAAAGTCCTTTTCGACGGTATTCCATTGAGCAAGATGTCCGTTTCCATGACGATGAACGGAGCTGTTTTGCCCATCCTGGCTTTCTACATCAATGCCGGACTGGAGCAGGGAGCAAAGCTCGAAGAGATGGCCGGAACGATCCAGAACGACATCCTCAAAGAGTTCATGGTGCGCAACACTTATATCTATCCGCCTGAATTCTCGATGCGGATCATTGCCGACATCTTCGAGTACACTTCTCAGAATATGCCCAAGTTCAATTCGATCTCAATCTCCGGTTACCACATGCAAGAGGCAGGAGCCACCGCCGACATCGAAATGGCTTATACGCTGGCAGACGGTATGCAGTATCTCAAAGCCGGTATCGATGCCGGTATTGATGTGGATGCTTTTGCTCCTCGTCTCTCATTCTTCTGGGCCATCGGTGTCAATCACTTCATGGAAATAGCCAAGATGCGTGCGGCACGCCTCCTATGGGCCAAGATCGTGAAGAGCTTCGGGGCGAAGAATCCCAAGTCATTGGCTCTGCGCACACACAGCCAGACGTCAGGCTGGTCGCTGACGGAGCAGGATCCGTTCAACAATGTCGGACGTACCTGTATCGAAGCTATGGCAGCCGCTTTGGGGCATACCCAGTCGCTGCACACCAATGCTCTCGATGAGGCTATCGCCCTGCCGACGGACTTCTCGGCACGTATTGCCCGTAATACCCAAATCTATATTCAGGAGGAAACTCTCGTCTGCAAGGAAATCGATCCCTGGGGCGGCTCCTACTATGTGGAAAGCCTGACCAACGAACTCGTACACAAGGCGTGGACACTCATCAAGGAAGTACAGGAGATGGGCGGAATGGCAAAAGCCATCGAGACCGGACTACCCAAGCTGCGTATCGAAGAAGCTGCTGCCCGTACACAGGCTCGTATCGACTCGCACCAGCAGGTTATCGTGGGGGTAAACAAGTATCGTCTGCCTAAGGAGGATCCTATAGATATTCTTGAGATCGACAATACGGCTGTTCGTAAGCAGCAGATAGAGCGTCTCAACGATCTCCGCTCTCACCGTGATGAGAAAGCGGTGCAAGAAGCCCTTGAGGCTATCACCAAATGCGTGGAGACGAAAGAGGGCAACCTGCTCGACCTTGCGGTCAAAGCTGCAGGGCTGCGTGCCTCTTTGGGTGAGATCTCGGATGCATGTGAGAAGGTTGTGGGAAGATATAAAGCAGTAATCAGAACTATTTCAGGCGTGTACTCATCCGAATCGGGAGAAGATAAAGACTTCGCCCATGCCAAAGAATTGGCAGAGAAGTTTGCAAAGAAAGAAGGCCGTCAGCCGCGTATCATGATCGCCAAAATGGGACAGGACGGGCATGACCGTGGTGCCAAAGTGGTCGCTACCGGCTATGCCGACTGCGGATTCGACGTCGATATGGGGCCTCTGTTCCAAACACCGGAAGAAGCCGCTCGTCAAGCTGTGGAAAACGACGTGCATGTGATGGGCGTTTCCTCTCTGGCAGCCGGTCACAAGACGCTGATCCCTCAGGTAATAGCAGAGTTGGAGAAGCTCGGCCGTCCGGATATTCTGGTGACAGCCGGAGGTGTTATACCGGCGCAGGATTACGACTTCCTCTATCAGGCCGGTGTCGCTGCCATCTTCGGCCCCGGTACCCCCGTGGCCTATTCGGCAGCCAAAGTGCTTGAGATTCTTTTGGAAGAATAA
- a CDS encoding HU family DNA-binding protein, translating into MLNLSVKSQIMKIGKHKGKTMYYAQVDKPRVIEYEDVIKDIAEMSSLTTGDVRNAIDRLAYYLQRELTEGNTVKLGQIGTFRVAVPSKYVETEKEVNASILKKAKIQFYINRTLSAVAENIRFAVYRNGQKVDTTTSPSTPSEGGGEQPGGSGGL; encoded by the coding sequence ATGCTGAACTTATCAGTCAAGAGCCAGATCATGAAGATCGGCAAGCACAAAGGCAAGACCATGTACTATGCCCAAGTGGACAAACCCCGAGTAATCGAGTACGAGGACGTCATCAAAGACATTGCAGAGATGTCCTCCCTGACCACAGGCGATGTGCGCAACGCCATCGACCGACTCGCCTACTACCTCCAGCGCGAACTCACCGAGGGCAATACCGTCAAGCTCGGACAGATCGGCACCTTCCGCGTGGCCGTTCCCTCCAAGTACGTGGAGACGGAGAAAGAGGTCAATGCCTCCATCCTCAAAAAGGCCAAAATTCAGTTCTACATCAATCGCACCCTCTCGGCCGTAGCCGAGAACATCCGCTTCGCCGTCTACCGCAACGGTCAGAAAGTAGATACCACCACCTCTCCCTCCACTCCGAGCGAAGGCGGCGGCGAGCAACCCGGCGGAAGCGGAGGCCTATAA